One part of the Thermococcus litoralis DSM 5473 genome encodes these proteins:
- a CDS encoding ATP/GTP-binding protein: MIVVFVGTAGSGKTTLTGEFGKFLEKNEKRVAYINLDTGVKTLPYTPTVDVREHITVEELMKKGYGPNGAIVESYDFLMDYLNEYVEKILELEKENDYVLIDTPGQMETFLFHDFGVKLMENLPSPLVVYLFDPTILRKPHDYCFVRFFALLIDLRLGATTVPALNKVDLIRDLEKIKRYLEDVEYLSARLKLDSSMQGLLAYKLCKFLPEVSPPVRVLYLSAKTRIGFDELETVAYEHYCTCGDLT; this comes from the coding sequence GTGATAGTGGTATTCGTTGGAACCGCTGGAAGCGGAAAAACCACTCTAACAGGAGAATTCGGGAAGTTTTTAGAAAAGAACGAAAAGAGGGTAGCATATATAAACCTAGATACGGGAGTCAAGACCCTTCCCTACACCCCCACGGTAGATGTTAGAGAGCATATAACCGTGGAAGAGCTTATGAAAAAGGGTTACGGACCCAATGGAGCTATTGTGGAAAGCTATGACTTTTTGATGGACTACCTCAACGAATACGTTGAAAAAATACTAGAGCTGGAAAAAGAAAACGACTACGTTCTTATAGATACCCCAGGCCAGATGGAAACATTTCTCTTCCATGATTTTGGGGTTAAGCTAATGGAAAATCTCCCAAGTCCGCTTGTTGTATACTTATTCGACCCCACAATACTAAGAAAACCCCACGATTACTGCTTTGTTAGGTTCTTTGCCCTTTTGATAGACCTTCGGCTTGGTGCAACAACCGTACCAGCTCTTAACAAGGTGGACCTTATCAGAGATTTGGAAAAGATAAAAAGGTATCTAGAGGATGTTGAATATCTCTCAGCTCGTTTAAAGCTTGACAGTTCAATGCAAGGGCTCTTGGCATACAAGCTATGTAAATTTTTACCCGAAGTCTCACCTCCGGTTAGGGTGCTCTATTTATCAGCAAAAACGAGAATCGGATTCGATGAACTTGAGACGGTGGCTTATGAACACTACTGCACCTGTGGGGATTTAACATAA
- the minD gene encoding cell division ATPase MinD: MGRIISIASGKGGTGKTTITANLAIALGKLGRKVCAVDADLTMANLSLHFGLDDAGRTIHDVLIEGEDIRKAVHTTRYELVYVVPAAVDWEHVAKADPRDLPKVIPKLKEDFDYILIDCPAGLQIDAMSAMLSGEEIILVTNPEIASLSDTMKVGIVLKKAGREVLGFVLNRYGGHKNDIPPEAAEEVMEFPLLAVIPEDPKVREAALEGMPVVVYAPDSKASKAFFELAEKIVGMESGRQWWME, from the coding sequence ATGGGGAGAATAATCTCAATAGCTTCTGGAAAAGGAGGTACCGGAAAAACAACCATTACAGCAAACCTTGCGATTGCTCTAGGAAAGTTAGGGAGAAAAGTGTGTGCAGTTGATGCGGATTTGACTATGGCAAACCTAAGCCTGCATTTTGGATTAGACGATGCTGGAAGAACTATCCACGATGTGCTAATTGAAGGGGAAGATATAAGAAAAGCTGTCCATACCACGAGGTACGAGCTCGTGTACGTAGTTCCAGCTGCAGTGGACTGGGAGCACGTTGCTAAAGCAGACCCCAGAGATCTACCAAAGGTGATCCCCAAGCTAAAAGAAGATTTTGATTACATCCTCATAGACTGTCCAGCGGGGCTACAAATAGATGCCATGAGTGCCATGCTAAGTGGGGAGGAGATTATCCTAGTAACTAATCCGGAGATAGCAAGCCTCAGCGACACAATGAAAGTAGGGATAGTGCTGAAGAAAGCTGGGCGAGAGGTTTTGGGGTTTGTACTTAACAGGTACGGTGGACATAAAAACGACATACCCCCAGAAGCCGCCGAAGAGGTTATGGAATTCCCGCTTTTGGCAGTTATTCCTGAAGATCCAAAAGTAAGGGAAGCAGCACTGGAAGGAATGCCCGTAGTGGTATATGCTCCAGATTCAAAAGCCTCAAAAGCATTTTTTGAACTTGCGGAGAAGATTGTAGGGATGGAATCAGGGAGACAATGGTGGATGGAGTGA
- a CDS encoding LAGLIDADG family homing endonuclease translates to MRVFVADTSVIVDGRLTQYLNRINEKVKVIIPEAVVAEIEHQANEGKAIGHTGLEELKKLRKLADEDKILLEFYGERPDLWQIRRAKAGEIDHMIREVARELNAILITGDQVQRDIAIAKGIEVIYLESRKEVKHRLEDFFDEHTMSVHLKAGVKPLAKKGKPGQWRLVPIRDEELTDEELEEIADDIVERAKRDPESFIELDEPGATVVQLRNYRIVIAKPPFADRIEITAVRPITKLSIEDYDLPEKLLERLTDKAEGILIAGAPGEGKCLPPETPILLGDGSFVQIKDVKPGMKVVTFSHEKVEVQPILRVYKRNETALIKLKTATGRKIILTPNHPVLTIKNGFVMWMDAGSLKKGDPIAVPRMLPIKGNLPESIWIGELVKEGFFATTKDGNIVPLVKANPEDTVTVFYKGRNHRKSRDVPAHLTLSEEFFEFLGLMWAEGSGSVFEFNNFDEKLIEHFKNLVSNIFGVKSEEFYFVAPGRLRLRNSKTIEKILRAFGYPERNKASSLRVPEIVMKSDEKRIAAFIRGVFEGDGYIGKELEISTASEEFAAGLQYLLLRLGIQALFKEKTINGKVYYKVVLKDSRSIRKFYEVVKPRFKVKGFEKHLTKNSNPNIDTIPAGELVKSLGVLTGYRVKGATKTTYSRERLSKVYQNFLSVYREYLALEPTVKKLVEYSKYISKWRELVEFIDKNVNIEFYRRNHIDHVAPKLWLEGKRKPMMSTVAKLLSAFAYETGLLARESELWNKAVKEIRELMKSLFALLGQNSQSTVSQSMISLFLNGAELNVDRMLRLIEEVVSEYYHKAELVEEHLAHMLLMLDSNILWDKVASVETMIGEFDVYDVTVPNHNFIAGILPVIVHNSTFAQALAEYYASMGKIVKTMEKPRDLQVSEEITQYTALGGRMEKTGDVLLLVRPDYTIFDEMRKTSDFKIYADLRLAGVGMIGVVHATKPIDAIQRFIGRVELGMIPQIVDTVIFIKAGNVDKVLTLEYKVKVPSGMTEEDLARPVIEVRDFMTGELEYEIYTYGEEISVVPVKKKEKPPAMKLAEKKLKQEIKKFLPDVYTEVELASPHKAIIYADEFDIPAIIGKKGKRISEIEKKLGISIDVRSFDEKLAEMPKEKIPVEAEEKKKQIVLRVSPDFAKKPLKFFAGEQYIFTATPSRKGLVKVNKNTPIGKELKRVLDAGIELWASL, encoded by the coding sequence ATGAGGGTATTTGTTGCAGACACGAGTGTTATAGTTGATGGGAGGCTCACCCAATACCTTAATAGGATTAACGAAAAGGTTAAGGTGATTATTCCTGAGGCTGTCGTTGCTGAGATTGAGCATCAGGCAAATGAAGGCAAGGCTATAGGGCACACTGGATTGGAAGAGTTAAAAAAACTTAGAAAGCTTGCCGATGAAGATAAGATCCTTTTAGAATTCTATGGCGAAAGGCCGGATCTGTGGCAAATTAGAAGGGCAAAGGCTGGAGAAATTGACCACATGATAAGGGAAGTTGCCAGAGAGCTTAACGCAATCCTTATAACCGGTGATCAGGTGCAGAGGGACATCGCCATAGCCAAAGGCATTGAGGTAATCTACTTGGAGAGCAGAAAAGAGGTCAAGCACAGACTTGAGGACTTTTTTGATGAGCACACGATGAGCGTTCACCTTAAAGCCGGAGTAAAGCCATTGGCAAAGAAAGGAAAGCCCGGTCAATGGAGGCTTGTTCCCATAAGGGATGAGGAGCTTACGGATGAGGAGCTTGAGGAGATAGCGGATGACATAGTCGAGAGGGCTAAGAGAGACCCAGAGTCGTTTATAGAGCTTGATGAACCAGGAGCTACTGTTGTTCAGCTGAGAAACTATCGTATAGTCATAGCAAAGCCTCCGTTTGCCGATAGAATAGAGATTACAGCTGTAAGGCCAATAACCAAATTGAGCATAGAGGACTACGACCTCCCAGAAAAGCTCTTAGAACGTTTAACCGACAAAGCCGAGGGAATACTTATAGCTGGTGCGCCTGGAGAGGGGAAGTGCTTACCCCCAGAAACCCCCATTCTTCTTGGAGATGGTTCGTTTGTTCAGATTAAAGATGTTAAGCCCGGAATGAAAGTTGTTACTTTTTCACACGAGAAGGTAGAAGTCCAACCCATCCTCAGAGTTTATAAGAGAAATGAAACTGCCTTGATAAAGCTAAAAACAGCTACTGGAAGAAAAATAATTCTCACCCCCAACCACCCAGTTCTCACGATAAAAAACGGCTTCGTTATGTGGATGGATGCAGGCTCTCTAAAAAAAGGTGATCCAATAGCGGTTCCTAGAATGCTACCAATTAAGGGCAACCTGCCAGAAAGTATTTGGATCGGAGAGTTAGTAAAAGAAGGATTCTTTGCAACAACCAAAGATGGTAACATTGTTCCGCTTGTGAAGGCCAATCCTGAAGACACAGTGACAGTGTTTTACAAGGGCAGAAATCACAGAAAGTCTAGAGATGTGCCTGCCCATCTTACTCTTAGCGAAGAGTTCTTTGAGTTTCTAGGCCTTATGTGGGCTGAGGGATCAGGGAGTGTCTTCGAGTTTAATAACTTCGATGAGAAACTTATTGAACACTTCAAAAATCTGGTTTCAAACATATTTGGGGTTAAGAGCGAGGAGTTTTACTTTGTTGCTCCAGGAAGACTAAGACTCCGGAATTCGAAGACAATAGAAAAAATACTGCGTGCTTTTGGATATCCAGAGCGGAACAAAGCATCTTCATTAAGAGTACCTGAAATTGTTATGAAATCGGACGAGAAAAGAATAGCGGCTTTTATTAGGGGGGTATTTGAAGGTGATGGTTATATTGGGAAAGAACTGGAAATTTCAACTGCTAGTGAAGAATTCGCAGCTGGATTACAATATCTTCTCCTTAGATTAGGTATCCAGGCACTCTTCAAAGAAAAAACAATAAATGGCAAGGTCTACTATAAAGTTGTTCTAAAGGACTCTAGATCGATAAGAAAGTTCTACGAGGTTGTAAAGCCGAGGTTCAAGGTTAAAGGCTTTGAAAAACATCTAACAAAAAATTCAAATCCAAATATTGATACTATTCCTGCTGGAGAACTTGTGAAATCTCTTGGTGTTCTAACGGGATATAGAGTTAAGGGGGCTACTAAAACTACTTACTCTCGTGAAAGACTTTCAAAAGTGTATCAAAACTTCTTGAGTGTTTACAGAGAATACCTTGCCCTCGAACCAACCGTCAAGAAACTAGTCGAGTACTCAAAGTATATCTCAAAATGGAGAGAACTCGTGGAATTTATTGATAAAAACGTTAATATCGAATTTTACAGAAGAAACCATATAGATCATGTTGCTCCTAAACTTTGGCTGGAGGGTAAGAGAAAGCCCATGATGTCAACAGTAGCTAAGTTGCTTTCAGCGTTTGCATATGAAACAGGGCTTTTGGCTAGGGAGTCAGAGTTGTGGAATAAGGCAGTAAAAGAAATCAGAGAACTCATGAAATCTCTTTTTGCGCTCCTTGGTCAGAATTCTCAGAGTACGGTTTCTCAGTCAATGATAAGCCTCTTTCTGAATGGTGCAGAGCTTAATGTGGATCGCATGCTAAGGCTAATCGAAGAAGTAGTCTCGGAGTATTATCATAAAGCAGAGCTTGTTGAAGAACATCTTGCACACATGCTGCTCATGCTTGATTCCAATATTCTATGGGACAAGGTTGCCTCTGTTGAAACCATGATAGGAGAATTCGACGTTTATGACGTAACTGTGCCCAATCACAACTTCATTGCTGGTATACTCCCTGTGATAGTCCACAATTCCACCTTCGCTCAAGCTTTAGCTGAGTACTATGCCTCCATGGGTAAGATAGTCAAGACGATGGAAAAACCCAGAGACCTTCAGGTTAGTGAAGAGATAACCCAGTATACAGCACTTGGGGGAAGAATGGAGAAAACTGGAGATGTTCTATTGCTTGTGAGACCAGATTACACCATATTCGACGAGATGAGAAAGACGAGTGACTTCAAGATCTATGCTGACCTAAGGCTTGCGGGAGTTGGAATGATAGGCGTTGTACACGCTACAAAGCCCATAGATGCCATTCAGAGGTTCATTGGAAGGGTGGAGCTTGGAATGATCCCTCAAATAGTTGATACAGTGATATTCATAAAAGCGGGGAATGTTGATAAAGTACTGACTCTGGAGTATAAGGTTAAGGTGCCAAGTGGGATGACGGAAGAGGACTTAGCGAGACCGGTTATAGAGGTCAGGGACTTCATGACGGGTGAACTTGAATACGAGATTTACACCTATGGAGAGGAGATAAGCGTTGTTCCAGTAAAGAAAAAAGAGAAGCCACCGGCAATGAAACTTGCGGAGAAAAAGCTTAAACAGGAGATCAAGAAGTTCCTTCCCGACGTTTACACGGAAGTTGAGCTTGCAAGTCCACACAAGGCTATAATATACGCGGATGAGTTTGACATCCCGGCAATAATAGGGAAGAAGGGCAAGAGAATAAGCGAAATAGAGAAAAAGCTTGGCATAAGTATCGATGTAAGAAGCTTTGACGAAAAGCTCGCGGAAATGCCCAAAGAAAAGATACCTGTGGAAGCAGAAGAAAAGAAAAAGCAAATAGTCCTTAGAGTTTCACCCGATTTTGCTAAGAAACCCCTTAAGTTCTTTGCAGGTGAGCAGTACATATTCACCGCAACGCCTTCAAGAAAGGGGCTTGTAAAGGTTAACAAAAACACACCAATTGGTAAAGAACTCAAGAGAGTACTAGATGCAGGAATAGAGCTCTGGGCTTCTCTTTAA
- a CDS encoding Maf-like protein — MRLILASQSPRRREILAKFFDAFDVIPSNVSEDSKALDPAEHAVEVAKKKARDVYSRYGGTVIGADTIVVLDNKILGKPENKEEAKEMLRALSGRIHKVITGYCIIHEGREITGHVVTEVKFRELSEEEIKWYVSTGEPLDKAGAYGIQGKGGILVEWIKGDYYNVVGFPMKIILELKNLGFKLST, encoded by the coding sequence ATGAGGCTAATCTTAGCGTCTCAAAGTCCAAGGAGAAGGGAAATACTTGCAAAGTTCTTTGATGCTTTTGATGTCATCCCGAGCAACGTTAGTGAGGACTCTAAAGCTTTAGACCCGGCAGAGCATGCTGTAGAGGTGGCAAAGAAAAAAGCCCGTGATGTTTATTCCCGATATGGAGGCACGGTAATAGGGGCGGATACCATCGTCGTCTTGGACAACAAAATCCTCGGAAAGCCAGAAAATAAGGAAGAAGCAAAAGAAATGCTCAGAGCTTTAAGCGGAAGAATACACAAGGTTATAACTGGCTACTGCATTATCCATGAAGGGAGGGAGATTACAGGTCATGTGGTCACGGAGGTTAAGTTTAGGGAGCTCAGCGAAGAAGAGATAAAATGGTACGTCTCTACAGGCGAACCCCTTGACAAGGCAGGTGCCTATGGAATCCAAGGAAAAGGAGGAATTCTGGTAGAATGGATAAAAGGGGATTACTACAATGTTGTCGGCTTTCCGATGAAAATAATCCTTGAGCTTAAAAACCTTGGATTTAAGCTCTCAACATAA
- a CDS encoding transglutaminase-like domain-containing protein has product MKARFLLIVLIVITLSSACIQSTEQATTQQTITSHSPLIESNSTQPEDNDGLTFEEEQKYGTDPFNPDTDGDRINDGEEVNKYKTNPLKFDSDGDGLSDWEEIFSYNTNPLEPDTDKDSIIDGEEANLYQTNPLSKDTDKDSLTDFEELFTYNTSPTRKDTDNDGLYDGEELQLGTNPLKEDTDRDRLWDGEELIKYFTDSLNPDSDNDGLLDGEEVIDFLTNPLEKDTDKDYLPDGYEIEIGTDPTYDWRTYYNSEAFKAGLSKLLRSKISPLSEQFTEYNNTLEKVWAILEWIDNTIQYNDTKANYVDILVTNWSTLSDYQRELYDNLTKLQAANDTIYYKSGICGDYAILTASLLLESNITPIYMLDITFKDKKPSHAAVAVKIGSEYFVIDQHIPPIHIGSYYWKWVDDDMEISNITFYAIRLNENGEPIIYSNWTWAENQIKEKTYYMNEKDIEIITEIVKQKFLEIYPGYTEDDRLKKLAEKDLEAIKTTNQTSNAFLPYGFTKGLVLWWHSEYLGLYYHPQIARILLERYWPIPGFFRDDWKDVIELCDKFYLVVDFDENNKLIIRDSSGDTYEIPRIIMVLEIAN; this is encoded by the coding sequence ATGAAAGCTAGGTTTCTTCTTATAGTACTCATTGTAATAACTCTCAGTTCTGCCTGTATTCAAAGCACCGAACAAGCAACTACTCAACAGACTATAACTTCCCACTCTCCATTAATTGAGTCTAATTCCACTCAACCAGAAGACAATGATGGGTTAACCTTTGAAGAAGAACAAAAATATGGGACAGACCCCTTTAATCCAGATACAGATGGGGACAGAATAAACGATGGAGAGGAGGTCAATAAATATAAAACAAATCCTCTCAAATTCGATTCAGATGGGGATGGACTATCAGATTGGGAAGAAATTTTTAGTTATAACACAAACCCTCTGGAACCCGATACCGACAAGGATAGTATAATTGACGGGGAGGAAGCCAACCTTTACCAAACAAACCCACTATCAAAAGACACAGACAAAGACAGCCTCACAGACTTTGAGGAGTTATTCACGTACAACACAAGCCCCACAAGAAAAGATACTGATAACGATGGTCTTTATGATGGAGAAGAACTACAATTAGGAACTAATCCGCTTAAGGAAGACACTGACAGGGACAGACTTTGGGATGGAGAAGAGCTCATAAAGTATTTCACAGATTCTCTAAATCCCGATTCTGATAATGATGGACTATTAGACGGAGAAGAAGTGATAGATTTTCTCACGAACCCCTTAGAGAAAGATACAGACAAAGATTATTTACCAGATGGATATGAGATAGAAATCGGAACCGACCCCACCTATGATTGGAGAACTTACTATAACTCAGAAGCATTCAAAGCAGGACTGAGTAAACTCCTTAGAAGCAAGATAAGCCCCCTTTCAGAACAATTCACAGAATACAATAACACACTAGAAAAAGTTTGGGCAATTCTTGAATGGATTGACAACACTATACAATACAACGATACAAAGGCCAATTATGTCGATATATTGGTAACTAATTGGAGCACTTTATCGGATTACCAACGAGAACTTTATGACAACCTGACAAAATTACAAGCGGCTAATGATACTATATACTACAAAAGCGGAATTTGTGGTGACTATGCAATCCTTACGGCGAGCTTACTTCTAGAGTCAAATATAACTCCTATCTATATGCTTGACATTACTTTTAAAGATAAGAAACCAAGTCATGCGGCAGTAGCTGTAAAGATTGGTAGCGAATACTTCGTTATAGACCAGCACATTCCTCCAATTCATATAGGGAGTTATTATTGGAAATGGGTAGATGATGATATGGAGATTTCAAACATAACCTTTTACGCAATTAGGCTTAATGAAAATGGAGAACCAATAATCTACTCAAACTGGACATGGGCGGAGAATCAAATAAAAGAGAAAACATACTACATGAACGAAAAAGATATCGAGATAATTACTGAAATTGTAAAACAAAAATTTTTGGAAATATATCCAGGATACACAGAAGACGACAGATTGAAGAAACTTGCTGAAAAAGACCTAGAAGCTATAAAAACAACCAACCAGACTTCCAATGCATTCCTACCCTATGGATTTACAAAAGGATTGGTATTATGGTGGCACAGTGAATATTTAGGACTATACTATCACCCCCAAATAGCAAGAATTCTTCTGGAAAGATATTGGCCAATTCCAGGTTTCTTTAGAGATGACTGGAAGGATGTTATTGAGCTATGTGACAAGTTTTATCTTGTTGTAGATTTCGATGAAAACAATAAACTAATTATTCGGGACTCTAGCGGAGATACATATGAAATCCCAAGAATAATCATGGTACTAGAAATCGCTAATTAA
- a CDS encoding PHP domain-containing protein: MDLHTHTRFSDGIGYIRDNIAEAEKKGLKIVGISDHVHFFTPHLLNSYLSLIDQAKKESEITVLAGIEANILPEGVDINDDFRKKLDYVIASVHLYFDLGRYDEYLELIKLALQDENIDIIGHFGNVFPYVGYPSIDEYKEIVELAEEHGKAFEISSRYRVPELDFIKLCIQKGVKLTFASDAHQPRDVGNISWSLKAFKKAGGKKEDLLFSELL; this comes from the coding sequence ATGGACCTCCACACCCATACAAGGTTTTCTGATGGAATCGGCTACATAAGAGACAATATTGCCGAGGCTGAGAAGAAAGGATTGAAGATTGTTGGAATCAGCGATCACGTGCATTTCTTTACTCCCCATCTGCTCAACTCATACCTTTCCCTTATAGATCAAGCCAAAAAAGAAAGCGAGATAACTGTTCTGGCTGGAATAGAGGCCAATATTCTCCCGGAAGGGGTTGATATAAACGACGACTTTAGAAAAAAGCTTGACTATGTAATAGCCTCCGTTCACCTTTACTTCGATCTAGGGAGGTATGATGAATATCTCGAACTCATAAAACTCGCCCTTCAGGATGAAAACATCGATATAATAGGACACTTTGGGAATGTCTTTCCCTATGTAGGATATCCTTCGATTGATGAATATAAAGAGATAGTCGAGCTGGCAGAAGAGCATGGGAAGGCTTTTGAGATAAGCTCCCGATACAGAGTGCCGGAGTTAGACTTCATAAAGCTGTGCATCCAGAAGGGAGTAAAACTAACCTTCGCAAGCGATGCCCATCAGCCGAGAGATGTTGGAAACATAAGCTGGAGCTTAAAAGCGTTCAAAAAAGCCGGAGGCAAAAAAGAGGATTTACTCTTTTCAGAGCTCTTATGA
- a CDS encoding cobalamin B12-binding domain-containing protein, translating into MVERSKVRVLIAKPGLDGHDRGAKVIARALRDAGFEVIYTGIRQTPEQIVESVIQEDIDVLGLSILSGAHMVLIPKILRLLEEKGIKPNEDILVLAGGIIPPDDAQELEKMGVARVFGPGSPIEEIIKFIDENVPKLKKFRGES; encoded by the coding sequence ATGGTCGAGCGTTCTAAGGTTAGGGTTCTAATAGCAAAGCCGGGACTGGATGGTCACGATAGAGGGGCAAAGGTTATAGCTAGAGCACTTAGGGATGCGGGTTTTGAGGTCATCTATACTGGAATAAGACAAACGCCCGAGCAGATAGTAGAAAGCGTCATACAAGAGGATATAGATGTTCTTGGGTTGAGCATTCTTTCCGGAGCACACATGGTTCTCATCCCAAAGATTCTCAGGCTTCTTGAGGAGAAAGGCATAAAACCGAATGAAGATATACTCGTGCTTGCTGGCGGGATAATACCCCCTGACGATGCCCAAGAGCTTGAAAAAATGGGCGTTGCAAGGGTTTTCGGCCCTGGAAGCCCAATTGAAGAGATCATCAAGTTCATCGATGAGAACGTTCCAAAGCTCAAGAAGTTCAGGGGAGAAAGCTAA
- the meaB gene encoding methylmalonyl Co-A mutase-associated GTPase MeaB, with amino-acid sequence MIDELIERMLKGDKRATARLITLVENDEEKAREIVKKVYPYTGNAYIVGITGPPGSGKSTLVDKLIKKARDEGKIVGVIAIDPTSPFTGGALLGDRIRMQRHSTDPGVFIRSMATRGSLGGLAKATNDAIKILDAYGCDVIFVETVGVGQIEVDIVKTADTVVLVTVPGLGDDIQAIKAGLMEIADIFVVNKADKEGAEATIFELELMLDLEKGKWEKRGWRPPIVSTVAFTNKGIDQLWEAINKHRDFLLESGEIEKKIKFRVEEEIKAIVSSTIARKIGEMMGDNEISQLIEKIANREIDPYSAADLVLEKALGVKV; translated from the coding sequence ATGATAGACGAGCTAATTGAGAGAATGCTTAAAGGAGATAAGAGGGCAACTGCAAGGCTGATAACTTTAGTAGAAAACGATGAAGAAAAAGCAAGGGAAATAGTCAAGAAGGTGTATCCATACACCGGAAACGCCTATATCGTTGGAATAACCGGCCCCCCTGGCTCTGGAAAGTCAACTCTAGTTGATAAGCTCATAAAAAAAGCCAGGGACGAAGGGAAAATAGTGGGGGTTATAGCCATAGACCCTACATCTCCGTTCACTGGAGGGGCTCTTCTTGGAGATAGGATAAGAATGCAGAGGCACTCCACAGACCCGGGTGTATTTATAAGGAGCATGGCAACAAGGGGTTCTCTCGGGGGATTGGCAAAGGCAACCAACGATGCTATAAAAATACTTGATGCCTACGGCTGTGATGTCATTTTTGTAGAAACCGTTGGTGTGGGGCAGATTGAGGTGGATATTGTAAAAACCGCCGATACGGTAGTTTTAGTCACCGTTCCAGGCCTAGGAGATGACATTCAAGCCATAAAAGCGGGCCTTATGGAGATAGCGGATATCTTTGTGGTCAACAAAGCTGATAAAGAAGGCGCGGAGGCTACAATATTCGAACTTGAGCTGATGCTCGATCTTGAAAAGGGGAAATGGGAGAAAAGGGGCTGGAGACCGCCAATAGTTTCCACCGTTGCTTTTACCAATAAAGGGATTGATCAGCTTTGGGAAGCCATCAACAAACACAGGGACTTTTTGTTGGAGAGTGGAGAAATCGAAAAGAAAATAAAATTCAGAGTGGAGGAAGAGATCAAAGCAATTGTTTCAAGCACTATCGCAAGGAAAATTGGGGAAATGATGGGGGATAATGAGATATCTCAGCTCATAGAGAAGATTGCCAACAGAGAGATTGATCCTTATTCTGCTGCTGATCTTGTTTTAGAGAAAGCTTTGGGGGTGAAAGTATGA
- the mce gene encoding methylmalonyl-CoA epimerase, translated as MIKKVDHIGIAVRNLEEAIKIWENLGLKVEEIEEVPDQKVRTAIFHAGETRIELLEATAEDSPIAKFIEKRGEGIHHIALGVDNIEEHLEKLKEKGFRLIDEKPRIGAGGAKIAFVHPKSVGGVLLELCEREE; from the coding sequence ATGATAAAGAAAGTTGACCATATTGGAATTGCCGTTAGGAACCTTGAGGAAGCTATTAAGATTTGGGAAAATCTCGGGTTAAAGGTTGAGGAGATTGAGGAAGTTCCGGATCAAAAAGTTAGGACGGCTATTTTCCACGCCGGTGAAACGAGGATTGAGCTCTTAGAGGCAACTGCAGAGGACTCACCAATAGCGAAGTTCATTGAGAAGAGAGGGGAAGGCATACACCACATTGCTCTCGGCGTTGACAACATTGAGGAGCACCTAGAGAAGCTCAAAGAAAAGGGGTTCAGACTCATTGATGAAAAGCCTAGAATAGGAGCAGGCGGCGCTAAGATAGCTTTTGTACACCCCAAGAGTGTTGGTGGAGTTCTACTTGAGCTTTGTGAAAGAGAAGAGTGA
- a CDS encoding ribonuclease P protein component 4 has product MSKKFIKRREQREKKRIALERIDILFSLAERVFPYYKELANRYVEVALAVQQKAKVRMPRKWKRRYCKRCHSFLVPGVNARVRLRQKRMPHVVIKCLECGHIMRYPYLREKKERRKKKDANASH; this is encoded by the coding sequence ATGTCAAAAAAGTTCATAAAGCGCAGGGAACAGAGGGAAAAGAAAAGGATAGCCCTCGAAAGAATAGATATCCTCTTTAGCCTAGCTGAGAGAGTCTTTCCCTATTACAAAGAACTGGCAAATCGGTACGTTGAGGTAGCCTTGGCGGTACAACAAAAGGCCAAGGTTAGAATGCCGAGGAAATGGAAAAGGAGGTACTGTAAGAGGTGTCATTCCTTTCTTGTCCCCGGCGTTAATGCTCGGGTTAGGTTAAGACAGAAAAGAATGCCTCACGTTGTTATAAAATGCTTGGAATGTGGGCATATAATGAGGTACCCTTATTTGAGAGAGAAGAAAGAACGGAGGAAAAAGAAAGATGCCAATGCATCACACTGA